The proteins below are encoded in one region of Desulfobacterales bacterium:
- a CDS encoding (Fe-S)-binding protein produces MGEAAIKLGGKKQSTFIDKVKEVLPEGGNLNLCLTCGACSSGCPATGLDGMDPRKFLRMAALGLDEEVTTTDWVWHCTMCQRCIYVCPMKIDIPRLVFFARQSWPREKRPKGILGSCDMALRNDSCSAMGASPEDFEFVVGDLLEEYREAQPEFKDMQAPIDKQGAEFFLNQNSREPVTEPDELLPLWKILHKAGVDWTYGSKGWGGENYCMFLADDEGWKHIVQTSINQAKELGCKTYLNTEUGHVTFAVLEGLRKYNIDKGDMEIATIYQYYAKWIREGRLEVNSDWNKDLQVKFTVQDPCQIIRKTYGDAAADDIRFVLKTAVGEENFIDMTPNKSNNFCCGGGGGTLQAGYTEQRRSFGKVKHDQIVATDADYCITACHNCHAQIHDLTEHFEGKYHAVHLWTILCLAMGILGPNEREYLGDDLKDVNMFHPEQAEM; encoded by the coding sequence ATGGGAGAGGCGGCAATCAAATTAGGCGGGAAAAAACAAAGCACCTTTATTGATAAGGTAAAGGAAGTCCTACCGGAAGGAGGCAATCTAAACCTTTGCCTGACCTGCGGGGCATGCTCTTCGGGATGCCCGGCCACCGGCTTAGACGGCATGGATCCCCGGAAATTTCTTCGGATGGCGGCCTTAGGGCTTGACGAAGAGGTCACCACCACAGACTGGGTCTGGCACTGCACCATGTGCCAGCGCTGCATCTATGTCTGCCCGATGAAAATCGACATTCCGCGGCTGGTCTTTTTTGCCCGGCAAAGCTGGCCCCGGGAAAAGCGGCCCAAGGGAATTCTGGGTTCCTGCGACATGGCCTTAAGAAACGACTCATGCAGCGCCATGGGCGCATCACCCGAAGATTTTGAGTTTGTTGTGGGAGACCTGCTCGAAGAATACCGGGAAGCGCAGCCCGAGTTCAAGGATATGCAAGCACCCATTGACAAGCAGGGCGCAGAATTCTTCCTGAACCAGAATTCCCGGGAACCGGTCACAGAGCCGGATGAACTGCTTCCCCTGTGGAAGATTCTTCACAAGGCCGGGGTTGACTGGACTTACGGCAGCAAGGGCTGGGGCGGTGAAAACTACTGCATGTTCCTTGCCGATGACGAGGGCTGGAAACATATTGTGCAAACATCCATCAATCAGGCAAAGGAGTTGGGGTGCAAAACGTACCTCAACACCGAATGAGGGCACGTCACCTTTGCAGTCCTGGAAGGACTGAGAAAATACAACATCGACAAGGGCGACATGGAAATTGCCACCATCTATCAATATTACGCCAAATGGATCCGGGAGGGCCGGCTTGAAGTCAACTCGGACTGGAACAAGGATCTCCAGGTCAAATTCACCGTGCAGGACCCCTGCCAGATCATCCGCAAAACTTACGGGGACGCGGCGGCCGACGACATCCGCTTTGTGCTCAAGACGGCGGTCGGCGAGGAAAACTTCATCGACATGACCCCGAATAAATCCAACAACTTCTGCTGCGGCGGCGGCGGCGGGACGCTTCAGGCCGGCTATACCGAGCAGCGCCGGTCATTCGGCAAAGTCAAACACGATCAGATCGTGGCTACGGACGCGGACTACTGCATCACAGCCTGCCATAACTGCCATGCGCAGATCCACGACTTGACCGAGCATTTTGAGGGCAAATACCACGCCGTCCACCTCTGGACCATCCTGTGCCTGGCCATGGGCATCCTCGGGCCGAATGAACGGGAGTACTTGGGCGATGACTTGAAGGATGTCAACATGTTCCACCCGGAACAGGCAGAGATGTAG
- a CDS encoding mechanosensitive ion channel family protein, with translation MMEFLEFSVLGNSITLWAAALATLLVLNLVFNVLKRWIVKRFEAGRMFIRTNISGVLAEIFQRTKRIVLFLLALLLASLWLELPAQAMVLIESVAFAAVLLQIGLWGHYLVYAGLKEYVGRRVEDPLTSSGVTVMTLFGRFVLWSAVLLVIMENIGVNVTTLIAGLGVGGIAIGLATQNILSDLFASLSILLDKPFEVGNFIIVGDHLGTVEKIGLKTTRLRSLGGELLVFGNSDLLSSRIRNYANFWERRVVFSFGVLYDTPSEKLKKIPETVRRIIENVEQTRFDRAHFKEFGDFSLNFEVVYYVLSPDYAVYMDIQEKINLGIFEAFETEGIGFAFPTRTIHIASEPSRNVAEPS, from the coding sequence ATGATGGAATTTCTGGAATTTTCGGTTTTGGGCAATTCAATAACCCTGTGGGCTGCAGCCCTGGCCACCCTGCTCGTTTTGAACCTCGTGTTTAACGTGCTGAAGCGATGGATAGTCAAACGCTTCGAGGCCGGCCGGATGTTTATCAGAACCAATATTTCCGGGGTGCTGGCGGAGATCTTCCAGCGGACCAAGCGGATTGTGCTGTTTCTGCTGGCCCTGCTTCTGGCCTCCCTTTGGCTGGAGCTGCCTGCTCAGGCCATGGTGCTTATTGAATCCGTGGCCTTTGCGGCCGTGCTCCTTCAAATCGGTCTTTGGGGCCATTATCTCGTTTACGCCGGGCTTAAGGAGTATGTGGGCCGAAGGGTGGAGGATCCTTTGACCAGTTCCGGGGTCACGGTGATGACCCTGTTCGGCCGGTTTGTGCTGTGGTCGGCGGTTTTGCTGGTGATTATGGAAAATATCGGGGTCAATGTCACCACCCTGATCGCCGGTCTGGGCGTCGGCGGTATTGCCATCGGCCTGGCCACCCAGAATATTTTAAGCGACCTGTTCGCCAGCCTCTCCATTCTTTTGGATAAGCCGTTTGAAGTCGGGAACTTCATTATTGTCGGGGATCATCTGGGAACGGTGGAGAAAATCGGTCTGAAAACCACCCGGCTGCGCAGCCTGGGCGGGGAGCTGCTGGTTTTCGGCAACAGTGATCTCCTTTCCAGCCGAATCCGCAATTATGCGAATTTCTGGGAGCGGCGCGTGGTTTTTTCATTCGGGGTACTCTATGATACCCCGTCGGAGAAGCTTAAAAAAATACCGGAAACAGTTCGACGGATTATCGAGAATGTTGAGCAAACCCGGTTTGATCGGGCCCATTTCAAGGAGTTCGGGGATTTTTCATTGAATTTTGAGGTGGTCTACTACGTGCTGAGCCCGGATTACGCGGTTTATATGGATATCCAGGAAAAGATCAACCTGGGGATTTTTGAGGCGTTTGAAACCGAAGGTATCGGGTTTGCCTTCCCCACCCGGACGATTCATATTGCCAGCGAGCCGTCCCGGAATGTGGCCGAACCCAGTTGA
- a CDS encoding alpha-amylase family glycosyl hydrolase, producing MGPEDEIHQQLWEAFETRLRREWERLFRLLVNLYGWQYDFFYHLEQILATALRSWSERPDYLKRLDAAREENPFWFQSEEMVGGVLYVDLFSDKLASLPEHITYFKQTGLTYLHLMPLFAVPHGYNDGGYAVSDYRAINPDIGTMEELSALARILHDEGVSLVLDFVMNHTSDEHIWAQRAKSGDSDFQEYYYTFPDRTLPDQYQRHLRDIFPDSRRGSFTWNPDMGRWVWTTFQSFQWDLNYANPAVFRAMAEEMLFLANVGVQVLRLDAVAFIWKRLGTDCENQPEAHMIIQAFNALARIAAPSLLFKSEAIVHPDEVIRYIGPEECQLSYNPLLMALLWEALATREVKLLNNAMKKRIRIHPECAWVNYLRCHDDIGWTFDDADAREVGIDPKGHRQFLNEFYTGRFPDSFARGMPFQYNPDTGDLRISGTLASLAGLEAALDAGDDGLIEATVRRINLLRSIMLSAGGIPLIYLGDEWGMLNDYTFLSDPAKAADSRWVHRSRQRWASGKDLNNAEALEWRFYNELCHLIGIRKKLPALRNGYMEVFDTGNVHLFGFIREYVGQRLVVINNFSEFEQPLPQSQLNTATAATQFVDRVTGHSFPNGEGLTLSPYQFLWLECLPA from the coding sequence ATGGGCCCGGAGGATGAGATCCATCAGCAGCTGTGGGAGGCTTTTGAAACCAGGCTGCGCCGGGAATGGGAACGTCTGTTCCGGCTTTTGGTGAATCTCTATGGGTGGCAGTATGATTTTTTCTATCATCTGGAGCAGATTCTCGCCACAGCCTTGCGGAGCTGGTCAGAGCGGCCGGATTATCTCAAGCGGCTGGACGCGGCCCGGGAAGAAAATCCCTTCTGGTTTCAATCCGAAGAGATGGTCGGCGGCGTGCTGTATGTGGATCTGTTCAGTGACAAGCTGGCCAGCTTGCCTGAGCATATCACCTATTTCAAGCAGACCGGGCTGACATACCTGCATCTGATGCCCCTTTTTGCCGTGCCGCACGGGTACAACGACGGCGGCTATGCGGTGAGCGACTACCGGGCGATCAATCCGGATATCGGGACCATGGAGGAATTGTCCGCGCTGGCCCGGATTCTTCATGACGAGGGGGTCAGCCTGGTGCTCGATTTTGTCATGAATCACACATCGGATGAGCACATCTGGGCCCAGCGGGCGAAATCCGGTGATTCGGATTTTCAGGAGTATTATTACACCTTTCCGGACAGAACGCTTCCGGATCAATACCAGCGGCATCTGCGGGATATCTTTCCGGATAGCCGGCGCGGCAGTTTTACCTGGAATCCGGACATGGGCCGGTGGGTATGGACCACCTTCCAGAGCTTTCAGTGGGATTTAAACTATGCCAATCCGGCCGTGTTCCGGGCAATGGCCGAGGAAATGCTGTTTCTGGCCAATGTGGGCGTACAAGTGCTTCGGCTGGACGCGGTGGCCTTTATCTGGAAGCGGCTGGGCACGGACTGCGAAAACCAGCCGGAAGCCCACATGATTATCCAGGCGTTCAACGCCCTGGCCCGGATCGCCGCGCCGTCTCTTTTGTTTAAATCCGAGGCCATCGTGCATCCGGATGAGGTGATCCGCTATATCGGTCCGGAGGAATGCCAGTTGTCCTATAATCCGCTTTTGATGGCGCTTCTCTGGGAAGCCCTGGCCACCCGGGAGGTCAAGCTTTTAAATAATGCCATGAAGAAGCGGATTCGGATCCACCCGGAATGCGCCTGGGTCAATTATCTGCGCTGCCATGATGATATCGGATGGACCTTTGATGATGCGGATGCCCGGGAGGTGGGCATTGACCCGAAAGGCCACCGGCAGTTTCTAAATGAGTTCTATACCGGCCGGTTTCCCGACTCCTTTGCCCGGGGCATGCCGTTTCAATACAATCCGGATACGGGGGATCTGCGGATTTCCGGCACCCTGGCCTCCCTGGCGGGGCTTGAAGCCGCACTGGATGCCGGGGATGATGGGCTGATTGAGGCTACCGTGCGGCGGATCAACCTGCTGCGCAGTATCATGCTGAGCGCCGGCGGTATTCCCCTGATCTATCTGGGTGATGAATGGGGTATGTTAAACGATTATACGTTTCTGTCCGACCCGGCCAAAGCCGCAGACAGCCGGTGGGTGCACCGTTCGCGCCAGCGGTGGGCATCCGGAAAGGATTTGAACAATGCGGAAGCCCTGGAATGGCGGTTTTACAATGAACTGTGCCACCTGATCGGGATTCGCAAAAAACTGCCGGCGCTTAGAAATGGCTATATGGAGGTGTTTGACACCGGAAACGTCCATTTGTTCGGTTTCATCCGGGAGTATGTCGGCCAGCGGCTGGTGGTGATCAATAATTTTTCGGAATTTGAGCAGCCCCTGCCGCAGTCTCAGCTAAATACCGCCACTGCAGCTACGCAGTTCGTGGATCGGGTGACCGGCCATTCCTTCCCAAACGGCGAGGGGCTTACACTGTCGCCCTATCAGTTTTTGTGGCTGGAGTGCCTGCCCGCCTGA